The following proteins are co-located in the Clostridiales bacterium genome:
- the feoB gene encoding ferrous iron transport protein B encodes MGLTSQSTGAGILECDLKVDRGGRDDKLIALAGNPNVGKSTVFNSLTGMNQHTGNWPGKTVTNAQGRYRHNGKDFTLMDLPGTYSLSANSVEEEVARDFICFGNPDTTVIVTDATCLERNLFLVLHTLEITDRIVLCVNLLDEAERKKIQVDLKALNRLLGIPVIGTSARSGRGLDQLMDAVYAAADTTDPVNAEDLKGASAPVPLKVRYDNVIEQAIDILEPYVRSLLKSQIDSRWVSLKLLDGDESLMNSLQKYLEFNLKADEMLIQKLDEAKLLLNNAGFGQEQLRDRIASTIVSCAEKICCESVTFAAETYNDTDRKIDRIVTSKTFGIPIMIGLLGVVFWLTINGANYPSQMLASFLFGIEDHLTELFTQLGTPSWVHGILVLGMYRTLAWVISVMLPPMAIFFPLFTLLEDLGYLPRVAFNLDNFFKKSCAHGKQALTMCMGFGCNAAGIIGCRIINSPRERLIAMITNNFVPCNGRYPTLIAIITMFFAGVLTGPAKSIASAALLTAVIVLGVVMTLLISRILSKTILKGLPSSFALELPPYRMPQIGKVIVRSVFDRTLFVLGRAVVIAAPAGMVIWLLANIYVGDVSLLTQCATFLDPFARLIGLDGYILMAFILGFPANEIVIPIMIMSYMAAGSMLELDSLTQLRELLLSHGWTWLTAVCVMLFSLMHWPCGTTCLTIRKEAQSWKWTLVAFLIPTVTGIAICFIVANTVRLLGLA; translated from the coding sequence ATGGGCCTGACAAGTCAGTCGACAGGAGCTGGCATATTAGAATGCGATCTTAAAGTTGACCGAGGAGGTCGTGACGACAAACTCATCGCACTGGCCGGAAATCCCAATGTTGGGAAAAGTACCGTATTTAATAGCTTAACCGGGATGAACCAGCATACCGGAAACTGGCCGGGGAAAACAGTTACGAATGCTCAGGGAAGATACCGGCATAACGGCAAGGATTTCACCCTTATGGATTTGCCGGGAACGTATTCTCTTTCTGCGAATTCAGTAGAAGAAGAGGTGGCACGTGACTTTATTTGCTTCGGCAATCCTGATACAACCGTAATTGTGACAGATGCAACCTGCCTGGAGCGCAATTTATTTCTCGTACTACATACTCTAGAGATCACAGACCGAATCGTTCTATGTGTAAACCTTCTGGATGAAGCGGAAAGAAAAAAGATTCAAGTTGACTTGAAAGCGTTAAACCGCTTGCTTGGTATCCCTGTCATCGGAACCAGTGCCAGAAGCGGAAGAGGCCTGGATCAGCTGATGGACGCAGTATATGCGGCAGCGGATACGACTGATCCTGTAAACGCCGAAGATCTTAAGGGAGCAAGTGCACCAGTCCCGCTAAAGGTGCGGTACGACAATGTGATTGAACAGGCCATTGATATTCTGGAACCATATGTCCGCAGCCTGCTCAAGAGTCAAATCGACAGTCGCTGGGTCAGCCTAAAACTGCTGGATGGGGACGAATCCCTGATGAATTCTTTACAAAAGTACTTGGAGTTTAACTTAAAGGCTGACGAGATGCTGATTCAGAAGCTGGACGAAGCGAAATTGTTATTAAACAATGCGGGATTTGGGCAAGAGCAGCTCCGGGATAGAATTGCATCAACGATCGTATCCTGTGCTGAAAAAATCTGCTGCGAATCAGTTACCTTTGCCGCAGAAACTTATAATGATACGGATCGAAAAATTGATCGAATCGTCACATCCAAAACCTTTGGGATCCCTATTATGATCGGGCTTCTTGGGGTTGTTTTCTGGCTAACCATAAACGGCGCCAACTATCCTTCTCAAATGCTTGCATCCTTCCTTTTCGGCATTGAAGACCATTTGACAGAGCTATTTACCCAATTGGGCACCCCTTCCTGGGTTCATGGAATCTTAGTACTGGGCATGTATCGGACATTGGCTTGGGTAATCTCTGTAATGCTGCCTCCGATGGCGATCTTCTTCCCGCTTTTTACCTTGCTGGAGGATTTGGGCTATCTTCCGCGTGTAGCCTTCAATCTGGATAATTTCTTTAAAAAATCCTGCGCACATGGTAAGCAGGCGCTGACTATGTGCATGGGCTTTGGCTGCAATGCTGCTGGAATCATCGGCTGCAGAATCATCAACTCCCCAAGAGAGAGGCTGATTGCAATGATCACCAATAATTTCGTTCCCTGCAACGGCAGGTATCCCACGCTGATTGCAATTATAACCATGTTCTTCGCAGGGGTTCTCACCGGCCCTGCAAAGTCCATTGCATCGGCAGCGCTTCTGACCGCAGTCATCGTTCTGGGCGTCGTTATGACCCTGCTCATCTCCAGAATTTTATCCAAGACGATCTTAAAAGGTCTTCCCTCTTCCTTTGCCTTGGAGCTACCGCCGTATCGGATGCCTCAAATCGGGAAAGTAATTGTGAGATCTGTTTTTGACCGAACGCTGTTCGTCCTTGGCCGCGCTGTCGTGATCGCCGCACCAGCAGGTATGGTCATCTGGCTCCTAGCCAACATCTATGTGGGCGATGTCAGCCTGCTGACGCAATGTGCAACCTTCCTTGATCCCTTTGCCCGGCTCATTGGGCTTGACGGTTACATTCTCATGGCATTTATTCTTGGATTTCCAGCCAATGAAATTGTGATCCCCATCATGATCATGAGTTATATGGCTGCAGGCAGCATGCTGGAGCTGGATAGCCTTACCCAATTGAGGGAACTGCTGCTCTCCCACGGATGGACCTGGCTCACCGCAGTATGCGTAATGCTGTTCTCCTTGATGCACTGGCCCTGCGGTACAACGTGCCTGACCATTCGAAAGGAAGCTCAAAGCTGGAAGTGGACTCTGGTTGCATTTCTCATCCCCACAGTTACGGGCATTGCCATCTGTTTTATCGTAGCAAATACCGTTAGGCTGCTGGGATTGGCATAG